GAAGAATGCATGGGTGGTGCCAGATATTCTGGACTTAAAAATATGAGTGAATATCCGGCAAACGTGCAAAGTGGTGCTTTTATGGTTCCTAAAGGATTATATAAGAGTATTCCTGCAGTTCAACGTTCAAGAGAAAATGAAACATACATAAACCCTGGAATATTCAGTTCAATTAGTTTTGCTCCTCTGAATAAAGCAGAATTTGAACCAGATGTTATATTTATTCTCTGCAATGCGAAACAGGGAATGGAAATTCTCCATGCCAATGCATATGATTCTGGAGAACATGGCCTGGGTGCTGACGCAGCCCCCATATGTAGTTCAATGGCTGCAACTCCCTATATGGCTGGAAAAGTCACTTATGGATTTGGTGATGTTGCAGCTAGGGAAAATATGGGTATAAATCCTGAAGATATCATGGTTAGTATTCCTGGAAGTGACTTATCACGTATAGTTTCCAATTTAGGTGAAATGCGAACTAAAATGTTCTTTAAGGAAGAATGATTCCTTTAATTTTTTTTGGGAAAATCTGCAACAAAAATTATTGAGGGAATATCATGATAGAAAACTTAAATTTAAAAAAAACACCTAAACAGGTTTTACTCGAGGCTAGAGTTGGTTTATGGTCTGCAACAGGCCTTACTATCGCATCAAGCATGTTTCTGATTGCACTGGTAGTTACATTTGTAATATTTCCACTGAATTTTAACTGGCAGGGCATAGAAGTTTATGCCCAATCTTTCACACAGCATTACTGGCAAATACTAATGTTTGTTATTCCCTGTTTCCTCATTTCACCATTATACCTTATTTTAACTGTAGCCATTCATAGATTCGCTCCTGAAGAAAAACATATATTGAGTTTGCTGGGTATTGTCTTTGCAGTGGCATATGTGGCACAGATCACTGCTAACTACTATTTACAGATGAGTGCCATATCCCAGAGTATTTCAACAGGATTACTTGATGGAACTACCCTCTTTGCCTTCGGTAATCTAAATTCTATCTTCTGGTCCATGGAAATACTTGGATACACCTGGCTAAGCATATCAATGATTTTCACGGGACGTCTCTTTAGTGATGGTAAAATGGAAACTACAATTAAATGGATATTTATTGTAAACGGCATACTTGGAGTTGTTGCAATCATACAAGCAGTTACACACCTGGACTTTGGATTTCCCTTCTCGCTGGTGTTTTTTGCATTTACATTTCCTGTGGCAACTGCAATGATGGCGTTACTTTTCCACAGGGTCCCAAAAAAAGACAATAAGTTAACCCCCCAATGAATTGCTACAAGAGGATTATAAAATAGGCCAAGTGATAAATATGAGTGATATAAATCATTATAATCTTGCTAAAGATAAAATAAATATGGTAATCGCAGGATTAATGGTCGGACTCCTTGTAGCTGCCTTTGATTATTCAATCATGGGCACAGCTATGCCGCAGGTTATTAACAGTCTACAGGGGATGGAATACTATGTCTGGCCGTTCACAGTTTACATGTTAACTTCAACCATTTCTATAATCTTTTTTGGTAAATTATCAGATATTTATGGTAGGAAGCATGTTTTAATTGCAGGAATTGGTATATTTGTTATAACATCAGTCATGTGTGGTTTTGCCACCAATATGTTTCAACTGATCCTGTTTAGAGGACTTCAGGGAATTGGGGGTGGAATTTTACTATCTCTACCCTTTATAGTGGTTGGAGAAATTTTCCCTCCCCGGGACCGGGCTAAATATATGGGGATAGTGGGATCTGTATTTGGACTTGCAGATGTTTTGGGACCAATTCTTGGCGGTGTAATTACAGATAATTTCGGTTGGAGATGGATATTTTTTATAAATGTTCCAATAGGGATAGCTGCTATAACCCTAATTCTTTATTCCCTTCCCAACTTCAAACTGCCAGACGTTAAAAAAATCATTGATGTAAACGGTATGATTACCCTTACATTAACTTTAAGTTCACTGTTCCTGGCATTAACACTTGCAGGAGATTTAAATACATACTCCTTAACTGAGATAATCGGAATTCTTATATTTTCAGGAGTGATGTTTATATTATTCTGCCGGGCTGAGAAAAAAGCTGCAGAACCAATTTTACCATTGAACTTATTTAAAAATTCAATATTCAGCATATCTGCACTAGAAAGCTTCTTAGCAAGTGCATTGATGTTTTCTGGAATAATATACGTTCCATTATTTGCTCAGGGAGTTTTGGGAATTAGTGCCACAAATGCGGGGTTGCTTATGATCCCTATGCTTTTAAGCCTTACTCTGGCCTCAATAGTAACCGGGCAGATCATATCAATAACCGGGAGATATAAAATGCTGGTCATTGCAGAATTTCTCATCACTGGAATAGGAGTGGTACTCTTATCTTCAATGAATGCAGATACACCCTATTATTTGTTAGTGGCCTATTCAACTGTCCTGGGTATTGGTTCTGGAATGGCTTATAACATATTTAATGTAGCAGTGCAGAATGCATTTACACTACGAGAAATAGGCATTGTAACCGCTTCTATGCGGTTTTTCAGAAATGTAGGTACTATTGTATTCGTTCCAGTATTTGGATATATAATGAATTACACTCTCGTAAGTTCAGCTGCAGTTAATTTTAGCAAAATTCAAGCCCTGGTACTTTCTATCCAGAATATTTTCCTCTTAGCTATATTACTTGCATTTGCAGGATTGATTTTTGCTTTCTTCCTCAAAGAAATACCTTTAGCTGGAGATACACCTTCCATCTCAATGAAGTTTCTGGAGGGCAACTAGAGAAAACAAAATAACTTCTTTTATTTAATTTTCTTAATATTAACCTCATAATAGACTATATTAACTCAGAATAACATGTGAAGACATAAACAGCAAAAATGAATATTAAATCGTTATATTAGATTGGAGCTCATAGGGAGAGATTGACAAGATGATTAAAATAGCTGTAACCGGCGCAGGCGGAAGAATAAGTTCTAAGATAATTAGAAACATACTAAAACAGGAAGACATGGAAGTTGTGGCAGCCATTGGTGCACCTAATACCCCACTTGAGGGAAAGGATGTGGGTGATGTAATAGGTTCAGGAAAGATCAATGTCCCCATAACTGGTGCAGAAAGACTTGCCCCTGTTTTGAATGAACGTAAAGCGGATGTTCTGGTTGATTTTACCATAGCAAATTCTGCGGTAAGAACAATTCAAACTGCAGCAGAGTGTGGTGTTAACGTGGTTGTAGGCACAACTGGATTATCCAATGAACAGATGGCATTGATAACTGAATCCATTGAAGAGAATAATATAAAGGCAGTTATTTCTCCAAACATGGCAGTGGGGGTGAATGTGTTCTTTAAGATCATCAAAGACCTTGCAAAAACTCTGTCAGATTGCGATATAGAAATAATAGAAGCCCATCACAAACATAAGGTGGATGCACCTTCTGGTACAGCCTGTAAGGCCTACGAGATTATAGCTCGTGAACTGGAACGAGTTGATGAACTGGAAAGAGCTGATGAACTGGAAAGAGAGGAGGAACTGGAAAGAGAAGATGATAAACTGGAAAAAGTGAATGATGTATCCTGTGTCTGTGGCAGACGGGGGATGGTAGGTGCACGTAGTCCTGGAGAAATAGGAGTACATGCAATTCGTGGGGGAGATATTGTTGGGGATCATACCGTTCTTTTTGCTGGTGAGGGTGAACGATTGGAAATTACCCACAGAGCAGGAACTAGACAGGCATTTGTAACTGGAGCAATTAAAGCAGTGCGTTATGTTGTTACCAAAGCTCCTGAGGGAAAAATCAGCGATATGGCTGATGTTCTGGGTTTAAAAGTATAAAATAAGGGTAAAAATAAAAATAGGTTAGTTATGTTGAATTAGTGCTACTCTGACCCCATTTGGATCTTCTATGAATGCCAGAGTCCCCATGGTTATTAATAGGGGGAAATAGTTTGGATGATTTAGGAGGATATTGGGAGCTATAGAAAGTTATGAAAAAGCAGTGGGAACAAATCAGAAGAACGAGATCGCATGGTATAACAAAGGATTATCCTTAATTAAGTTATATGAGTACAAAAAAGCCATTAAATGTCGATAAAGTATTAGAAATAAATCCAAATAACAAAACTGCCCAAAATAATAAAATGTTATTATATCAAAATTTGGAATTGAATAAATATTAAATTATCCAGTTTTCTTCATGAAACCTTTTTATTTTTTCTAAAGTTTCTAAATTAATCATTCGGCGGTACTCATTAGGATCGTTTAAATTTAAAAGTTCATCACTTTCCATTTCTTCAATAATATTAAAATTATTCTCCAGAAAATTTGCAAATTCATTTAGATTTTCATTATCTTTAAAAACAATTACCGGAAATCCTAATGTCCTAGTTTCAAAAACAAAGGAATTATTAGATATAATTCTTGCAAATAAACCACTTATTTTTTCTAAATTATAATAATAAAATCCATGAGTCTCAGTGTTTCTATTTACTGTCCTAAAAGATGGTTCTGGAAATAGAACTCTGCAATCATCACAATAAACATAATTCCACTCAAAAATTAGTGTAGAATTGTGCTTAAATGTAGATTTTCCATAATATAATGAATTACTCAAATAAAAAGCACAATATGGTTCCATGTCCCCTTTCTGAGATTTTGAGAGTTCAATTGTAAATTCAGGATGTATTTTATGATATGCTAATTTTTTGCCATCAAAATCACATTCCCAATTCTTATAATCTCCTAATAATTCTTTAAATCTATCTTCAATTTTTAAATTTAATCCAAATTGTTCTTTCCACATCTCTTTTATATGATTATAATCTGCCGATTTATCAATACTAGTATTTTTATCGCCTATTCTAGTGTATATATAATTTGCTCTAACAATTTTCTCTTTTTTGCTTTTATTATAATCTTTAGTTAAAAAATATGGTTTAAATCTCTTATTTTTAATTATAATAACATCTATTTCTTTTTCATCAATTTTTAATTTTTGAATTTCTATTTCAGGACGGTTTTCCGCTGCAAAATGAACATTACTTAAAAAATCTATTAATTTCACTTGATTTTTCCTATTTTTTTGTTCTGAGGTTAATCCTTTTATTTCACAGCCCTTAGCAGGATCAGTAACTCCTAAAATTAAATATTTATCCCCTTCATGGTTACAATTAGCTAAACATATAAGATCATGCAATAATGATGAATTATCTTCGTGAGGTTCTTCTTTAAAATCCCAATATGTACCTTCACGTTTACTATCAATTAAATCTAGTATTATATCTTTTAAGTTATCCAAAAAAACACCCATTATATTTAATATCCTCAATTATAGATAAATTTACTGATTTAAAGATTTTACCCGAAAAGAAGCGTTAAATTGCATGAGTAGGTGATTATAAATAAAAAGAGCTTATTTTTGCGACGAGAACAGCAGGATAAGTAGTATTTAAAAAAAATAGGATTAATTATGTTGAATTAGTGCTATTCTGGCCCCATTAGGGTCTTCTATGAATGCCAGTAATCCCACTGTTATGGGAACCGGTTCCATTATGATTTTAGCACCCTTTGCTTTAAGATCTTTAATGGTACCATGAACATCCTCAACATCCATCCCTACTGAAAACAAGCCCGGTTTATCTTCCGGGTTTTGGATGAGTTCTATCATAGCCTCTCCCTCACCCTTCATCAGGGTGATTTCTCCAGCGGGCCCCAGATGGTACTGGGTATCTATTTCAAAGCCCAGAAGATCTGTGTAAAACTTAATAGATTCAGCCATATCCTTAACAATGATGGTAGTGTATTTAACTTTCATCTTCAAATCACCACATTAATATAAGTTATCACGGTTACTAATTTTTTTATTTAAATTTATTTTAAAATTTCAGTTTCCTAATAGGTAAACCCCATATATTTTCCTAATAAGTAATCCCATATTAATGTAAATCCCGGTTTTTGTTTTACTGTGATTTGTCCACAATAGTTCATGAACTATATAGCCCAACCATGCAAAATACCAATATTTTTCAATATTTTCTTTAAAATATAATAAATCCGTTCCAGATTAAGATCCTTAGAATGAGAAAACATCTTTAAAATTCAGTTCCCTCTTAAAACTTAATATTTTTTTAAAAGTTAATGATTGGTTTTCTAAACAAATTAGAGATTAAAGCATGGATGAATGCAATTGGGGTTAAAATGGTTCCTAACATCATGCTCAGCTCGTAGGATATGCTACTTCTGGGATCAGGCCGACCCCTTAATCTGTTGAAAAAGGAACTCCAGGGAATACCATAGGTATTTCCAATCATGATCATGCGGGTAGCACCCAGAATGCCTCTTGCTGTGGATATCCCATAAATTTCCACAATACGTTGCCATGATTCCAGGGTAGGGTTTCCCCGAGTATCGGCATAGTGTTGTGCAAACATGACTGCTGGAATTTCACCAGCAGGAACATCGTCCATGATTCCAGAAAGCATCTTCTGGATTTCTTCAGTGCTCATTCCACTTTCCAGGGCCCTTTTTGTATGGGCGTAGGAACATATTGCACAGCCATTAACTTCGGTCACCGCAAGCATGATCCTTTCAATAAATTTTTGGCTCATATTTTTGCTCTTTTTAGCCCTGAGCATATACCCCATAGTTCGGATTCCATTGTAAAAAATCCAATAAGACTCAGGAACCGAGTAAAGTTTTTTACCAAATTCAGGTTCAAGTTTTTTGATGTTGTCTTTTTCTACAAGTGTCATGACTTATTTCCTTCAAATTAGCAGAGGGGTTATATGATGATTGATAATTTCCACAATTAAATAAATTCTATGCAATGGAGTAATATAAAAATTATTTATCCAGAAGTCAGTTAATTTTTAAGATAAAATATTTTATTTACTTCGTTAAACTATCCTATAACGAAGTAACATTCAAACTTATCTTTGAAATAAAAAAATTTAAGTGTATTGGTTTTCATGGTCCTGTAAACTGGATTTACTGTTCATTATATTCATTTAAGACCTTTTTAAATATACTTACTCCTTCTTCCATCTGTGTCAGGGATATATTTAATGCTGGGAACATTCGAACCACATTACCCTGGGTAACATTTAAAATAAGGCCCTTGGTCAAACAGTTGGAATTAATAAATGCTGCAACCTTATCACCAGCTACTTCAACTGCAATTAATAGTCCTTTCCCCCGGACATCCTTAATTATGTTAGGGAATTCACTCTTTAAATTGTTCAGTTCTTGGATTGCATAATTACCAACGTCTTCCACATTTTCCCAGATTTTATTATCTAACATATATTTGATAACTGCATAAGAAACTGCACAACCTAAGGGGTTGCCACAGTAAGTGCCACCGTGATCTCCCTTTTCAAGTTTGCTATGGATCTCTTCAGTAAATGCAAATGCTCCGAAGGGGAATCCTCCTGCAATTCCCTTGGCCATGGTTAAAATATCAATTTTAACATCTTGAGACATGAACATAGGCCCAGTTCTGCAAAAACCGGTTTGAATTTCATCTACTATCAAAAGAACATTATTTTCTGTGCATAAAACAGATAATTGACTTAGGTAGTCTGGATCAGGAACATTGACACCACCTTCACCCTGTATTGGTTCTACGATTACCGCCGCAACATCGTTACCAATAACCTCCTCTACTGCAGGAATATCATTGTAGGGAACAAATATATGATGGGGAATTAGTGGATTAAACCTATCCCTGTGGGAATTTTGACCGGTTGCAGATACCGTGCTAACTGTCCTTCCGTGAAAACTTTTTTCAGTGGATATGATATTCAATTTTCCAGTTACTTTTCTTGCCAGTTTAATAGCAGCATCATTTGCCTCGGCACCACTATTTGAAAAAAATATGCGGGTTAAATTTTCAGGTAGTATCTCCTGCATCAATAACAGAAGTTTAGACCTTGCTGGTGAATAGGTAGCTCCAGAGTTTGGATTCTGTATGATTTTTTTACTTTGCTGACAAATGGCTTCGGTGATTACTGGATTTGCATGCCCAATACTGGTTACTCCCCATCCGGCAGTAAGATCCAGATATTTTTTACCATCCTCATCAGTAGCATAGACACCTTCACCTTTTTCTATGGATAATGTTGTTTTATTAGCAAAAGAAGCATAGTACTCATCTTCAATTTCATAAGTGTTTAAAGTTTTTTCCATATCTAAATCCCCAAATTAAATTTTTTATAAACTTATTCTCAATATTTTTTATAACATATTCTCGCTATGAATCATTATACTAAGGTTGAATCCCATTTATTCAAAATAACATTTGTTAGGTCATATTTTAAATAAAAAATACAATTAACTATTTGAGAACCATTTAGCTCCACCTTATTGGTGGAAATACTAGGATGAATCACTAGCTGCCAACAAGGAATCAACAAACTGCTGGGCTGTGCGTCCGGACATTCCACCGTGACGCATTTCCCATTTACCTGCTTCAGAGATCAGTTCTTCATCGGTAAGTGTGATTTCAGGGTGTCTTCGGGCTAAAGTGGTGACTATGTTGAAATATTCACTCCTTTGAGGTGTGTAGTAACCAATTGTCACCCCGAACCTGGCTGCCAGGGATAGTTTTTCATTGACAGTCTCCGAGCGATGCAGTTCATCCTCTGCCATATCCGAACGATCGCTCCAGGTTTCCCGGATCAAATGGCGACGGTTGGATGTTGCATAGATTAGCACGTTTTCAGGTTTGGCCTCCAGACCCCCCTCCATAACCACCTTCAAATATTTATACTCAATTTCAAACTCTTCAAAGGACAGATCATCCATATAAATTATAAAACGATAATTCCTGTTTTTTATCGCGTCAATTACCTTTGGAAGTTCCTTAAATTCATGTTTATAGATCTCGATCATGCGCAGACCCTTACTATAATACTGATTGAGAATTGCCTTTATACTGGCAGACTTACCTGTACCTGCATCTCCGTAGAGAAGAACATTGTTTGCTTTGCGCCCTTCAACAAATGCTTCGGTATTTTGGACCAGTTCCCTTTTTTGAGATTCATAACCAACCAGATCCTCCAGCTGCATGTCACTGGTGTTGGTAATGGGGTAAAGGATTCTGGACTTATCATCACTCGCGATTCTAGACATGTCCCCAGTGGAGATTCCGGACTCCTCTTGAGGTGAAATACGGAAGGCTTTATTTAATCCAAATTCTCCAACTCCATATACTCTGTAAAAATCTGTAACCACTTTATATACTTCATCGTCATCTTTAGCTTGCTCTATGGCCTGGCTGAGTTTTTGAACTTTTTCACTCACACTCTTGTTGAAGATCTGTTCGCTTTTGACAACAGCATCATAATCAGTGATAATCCCAAAGCAGTCAATGTCCAGTTCTTTTTCTATTTTAGAGAAGTCATAATCAAACAGCTGCTTGAAGATACCAAAATCGTTACAGGCGAATTTATTTACCGTGCCTTGGTTGACTCCCACTTTTTCTGAGACAAGGGTAAATGGGTTTTCAGTCATTGCCAGAACAAAGGCCAGATAGTTGTGCCATAAATTTTTATCAAAGCCGTAAAGTGTTGAAATATCAAGCAGACGATTAATTTCGATATAAATATCTGAAATCAGGTCTTCTTGCACATAGTCACCTGATTCAAATTGTTGGCAGATATTGGATAATCTTAACAGGATACTATCCGGGTTGATATTTTTGTAAATCACCAATTTAGATGTTAAATGATGCATAATGGTTCTCCTAATTTGTATAAACTCTTAAATTAACCGGTTGAACTGTTATTTCTCCCACAATCAAAATCTCCTGCAGTCGAGATGGAAATGATAATTGAAAATCCGATTATAAACTAAACTCCAGCATCTTATACTGGACATACTTTTATTAGTTTATTTATTTTATTGGGTAAATATTTTCAAGTTAAAATAATGAAATTGCTAAAAAAAGATCTTCTAAAACTAAAAATATCTTTTAAAAAAAAGTGGAACATGTGTTATAAAGAGCATATGGAATGGGGTATGCATCCATAGAGTATACGCCCATAGGATACACCCATAGAACACACTCCCCCATGAAACACACTCTTTTACACTCACATCTTCTGGTACAACTCCATAGAATGTTCTAAAGCTTCAAATGCTTTTTCAGCATTTTCCCATCCTAAAACTTCGGTTGTTTTCTTTTCTAATCGTTTGTATTCTGTGAAAAAGTGTGAAATTTCATCTAAAAATGGTTTGGGCATATCAGAAATGTCCTGAACATCTTTAAATTTGGGATCGTTCACTGGTACTCCCAATATTTTATCATCACTTTCTCCACCATCGATCATTTTCATTACACCAATTATCCGGGTTTCTATAACGCATCCGGGGAATGTGGGTTGTTCCATAACCACCAATATATCCATGGGATCTCCATCATCCCAGAGAGTTTTGGGGATAATTCCGTATTCTGCAGGGTAGTGTATTGGTGAATATAACACCCGGTCCAGTGCAAATGCCTCTTTATCCTTGTCGTATTCGTATTTATTCCGTGATCCTTTTGGGATCTCAATTACCGCATAAACTACTTGTGGGACTGATGGTCCGGTGGGTATGTCTTTCCATAAATTCATAATTCATTCCTCCTTGGAGTTTAGTAAAACCTTAAAATGTACTGAAACTTTAAATATACTAAAACCTTGAAATTTACCTTTAATTTCACTGAAACCTTTATAATTACCCATAACACCCTTAATCCAGTAAGAAAAGGGATTTAATACTTAACATATCATTGTAACAATCCATAGAACGTTCTATTATTCTAACTGCTTCTTTTCTATTTTCCCATCCTACTATTTCCGTGTTGATATTTTGGTTCTTCGCATATTCCCTGAAAAAGTGAGTGATTTCTTCAAGGAGAGATTTGGGGAGATCTTTAATATCCTGAATGTCTTCAGAAGATGGATCATTTACCGGGACCCCTATAATTTTCTCATCCTTCCCCTCATCATCTCTCATTTTTATGATACCTATGGGCTTCGTTTTTATCAAACAACCCGAGAATGTGGGTTGATGAGTTAAAACCAACATATTGAGAGGATTCCCGTTATCTCCAAGTGCCTGGGGTATTATACCATAATCAGCAGGATAACACAATGGGGAAACTTGTCCCAGGCAAAATGTTTCTTTTGAGGTTTCATACACATATTTATTCCATGAACCTTTTGGAGTTTCAATAACTGCGTATACCACCTTTGGAGCGTGTGGTGGTTGATTTTTTATGTCCTTCCACAGGTTCAAAATTTGTTCCTCCCCCAAGAATCACTCTTTTCCAGATAATTCACTAATATAATTCATTTTAATTTGGCCATGACTGAACTGGGCATTTCTTCCTGGATTCTGATGAGTTCGTTGAGTTTTGCAATTCTCTCACCACCAATAGCTCCGGTTTTGATGAGTGGTGCTCCGAATGCAACGGCTAAATGGGCTATGGTTTCATCGGTGGTTTCACCAGAGCGGTGTGATACTACTGGGATGTAATTGTTATCCTTGGCAAGTTTCACTGTTTGGTAGGTGCCGCTTAATGTGCCTATCTGGTTAGGTTTGATGATAATTGCGTTGGCAGCCTTTTTTTCTATTCCCCTGGAAAGAATCTCTGCATTGGTAACGAAAATATCATCACCACAGATAATACACCCATCACCAACCCTCTTTGTTAGTTGGGAAAATCCATCGAAATCCCCTTCTCGTAATGGATCTTCAACAAAGAACATTTTGTAGGTGTCAATTATTTCTTCCACGAAATCTATCTGTTCACCAGTATCTCTGTTGACTCCTTCCCGTCCGTAAATATATTTTGAACCATCCCATAATTCACTGGGTGCTAAATCAAGTGATGGTCTTACTTTGATACCGGTTTCATCGGAAATTTCTTCACAGGCTCGTGATTGAATCTCCAATGCCTCGTAGTTTGAAAGGTTAGGTGCCCATCCACCTTCATCACCCTTTCCACCGGTAAATTGACCATCTTTTACCTTTATTAGTTCTCCAATTTTTTTGTGAACACTGGAATTGGCAAAAACTGCTTCAGTGATGTTTTTAGCACCCACTGGAACAACCAGGAATTCCTGTATATCCGGTGCGTTCTTCCCAGCGTGTGCTCCTCCGTTTATCATGTTTCCAAGGGGATAAGGAATTTCATTCTTGAGATTGCCCCCTAAAAACTGATATAATGGCATATTGAAGGATGAAGCTGCTGCTTTTGCTGCTGCTAGAGAAATTGCTACAGTTACATTACCCCCTAAAGATGACAGGTTATCAGTACCGTCAATTTCCTTCAGAATATCATCAATAAGGACTGTTTCATCTGCACTTACCCCAACAAGGTCCCCTTTAACCCGTTCATTGAACGTGCCTATTACACTATCAATACCTTCTTCCGGAAACGCCACTACTTCCATGGCCCCCGTACTCGCCCCACTGGGAGCCGCAGCTCTACCAAAACCATTTCCAGTTGTTATATCTATTTCTACTGTTGCGTTTCCCCTGCTATCTAAAATTTTCCTGATTCCGATATTTTCAATAACACTGCTCATAAAACACACTCCCCATGCTTATTTCACCTGAATAATTTAATCATGTGAATATCATACCTTCGAACACATTTTTAAGACATGTAAAGATTTAAATGTATATTCTAACTCTGAAATTCCCATATATTTGGATCTACGAAATCCTCCATTATGATTTTGAAGATTTAAGATAAATTTAACTGTTATATCTGGATCAATGGGTTCTTTATTCAATATTTCGCAGATTTTCATTCCAGCATGTGTTGGTTCCAGATAAGGTGGGTATATGCCCGGTATAAATGTGAAACCACCCTCGCCAGTCAGGCATTCCTGGATAAATCCCATAATCTGCTTATCATTTTTAATTAGTGATGGGTCTATGAAGTTTAATGATTCAAGGGCATAATAAGTGGATAGAATATCCGATCGGCCTAATCCAAATCCACCATCCTCATTTTGATGAGATATTATCCATTCTATGACATTTTCAAAATTATCTAACTTTAAGATATGGAATATGACTGTGTGATAATATGCCACCTCTAAATTAGCAAAATCGCTTTTAGAACTTAGTTGTTTAAGGTAAGAATTTGGAACCGTGATTTCTTCATTGAAAATATTTAAAATGTTAACCCGGTAAAATACTCCCTGAATACCGTACATTTTGTC
The sequence above is a segment of the Methanobacterium formicicum DSM 3637 genome. Coding sequences within it:
- a CDS encoding DUF169 domain-containing protein translates to MNLNRLGDDLNQLLKLENEPVAIKWSVNEPKNIKKEEGKSRFCGKLEKAMNGEIFYSTIEEEECMGGARYSGLKNMSEYPANVQSGAFMVPKGLYKSIPAVQRSRENETYINPGIFSSISFAPLNKAEFEPDVIFILCNAKQGMEILHANAYDSGEHGLGADAAPICSSMAATPYMAGKVTYGFGDVAARENMGINPEDIMVSIPGSDLSRIVSNLGEMRTKMFFKEE
- a CDS encoding MDR family MFS transporter, which translates into the protein MSDINHYNLAKDKINMVIAGLMVGLLVAAFDYSIMGTAMPQVINSLQGMEYYVWPFTVYMLTSTISIIFFGKLSDIYGRKHVLIAGIGIFVITSVMCGFATNMFQLILFRGLQGIGGGILLSLPFIVVGEIFPPRDRAKYMGIVGSVFGLADVLGPILGGVITDNFGWRWIFFINVPIGIAAITLILYSLPNFKLPDVKKIIDVNGMITLTLTLSSLFLALTLAGDLNTYSLTEIIGILIFSGVMFILFCRAEKKAAEPILPLNLFKNSIFSISALESFLASALMFSGIIYVPLFAQGVLGISATNAGLLMIPMLLSLTLASIVTGQIISITGRYKMLVIAEFLITGIGVVLLSSMNADTPYYLLVAYSTVLGIGSGMAYNIFNVAVQNAFTLREIGIVTASMRFFRNVGTIVFVPVFGYIMNYTLVSSAAVNFSKIQALVLSIQNIFLLAILLAFAGLIFAFFLKEIPLAGDTPSISMKFLEGN
- the dapB gene encoding 4-hydroxy-tetrahydrodipicolinate reductase, producing MIKIAVTGAGGRISSKIIRNILKQEDMEVVAAIGAPNTPLEGKDVGDVIGSGKINVPITGAERLAPVLNERKADVLVDFTIANSAVRTIQTAAECGVNVVVGTTGLSNEQMALITESIEENNIKAVISPNMAVGVNVFFKIIKDLAKTLSDCDIEIIEAHHKHKVDAPSGTACKAYEIIARELERVDELERADELEREEELEREDDKLEKVNDVSCVCGRRGMVGARSPGEIGVHAIRGGDIVGDHTVLFAGEGERLEITHRAGTRQAFVTGAIKAVRYVVTKAPEGKISDMADVLGLKV
- a CDS encoding ATP-binding protein, which translates into the protein MDNLKDIILDLIDSKREGTYWDFKEEPHEDNSSLLHDLICLANCNHEGDKYLILGVTDPAKGCEIKGLTSEQKNRKNQVKLIDFLSNVHFAAENRPEIEIQKLKIDEKEIDVIIIKNKRFKPYFLTKDYNKSKKEKIVRANYIYTRIGDKNTSIDKSADYNHIKEMWKEQFGLNLKIEDRFKELLGDYKNWECDFDGKKLAYHKIHPEFTIELSKSQKGDMEPYCAFYLSNSLYYGKSTFKHNSTLIFEWNYVYCDDCRVLFPEPSFRTVNRNTETHGFYYYNLEKISGLFARIISNNSFVFETRTLGFPVIVFKDNENLNEFANFLENNFNIIEEMESDELLNLNDPNEYRRMINLETLEKIKRFHEENWII
- a CDS encoding VOC family protein, which translates into the protein MKVKYTTIIVKDMAESIKFYTDLLGFEIDTQYHLGPAGEITLMKGEGEAMIELIQNPEDKPGLFSVGMDVEDVHGTIKDLKAKGAKIIMEPVPITVGLLAFIEDPNGARIALIQHN
- a CDS encoding carboxymuconolactone decarboxylase family protein; the protein is MTLVEKDNIKKLEPEFGKKLYSVPESYWIFYNGIRTMGYMLRAKKSKNMSQKFIERIMLAVTEVNGCAICSYAHTKRALESGMSTEEIQKMLSGIMDDVPAGEIPAVMFAQHYADTRGNPTLESWQRIVEIYGISTARGILGATRMIMIGNTYGIPWSSFFNRLRGRPDPRSSISYELSMMLGTILTPIAFIHALISNLFRKPIINF
- a CDS encoding aspartate aminotransferase family protein; the encoded protein is MEKTLNTYEIEDEYYASFANKTTLSIEKGEGVYATDEDGKKYLDLTAGWGVTSIGHANPVITEAICQQSKKIIQNPNSGATYSPARSKLLLLMQEILPENLTRIFFSNSGAEANDAAIKLARKVTGKLNIISTEKSFHGRTVSTVSATGQNSHRDRFNPLIPHHIFVPYNDIPAVEEVIGNDVAAVIVEPIQGEGGVNVPDPDYLSQLSVLCTENNVLLIVDEIQTGFCRTGPMFMSQDVKIDILTMAKGIAGGFPFGAFAFTEEIHSKLEKGDHGGTYCGNPLGCAVSYAVIKYMLDNKIWENVEDVGNYAIQELNNLKSEFPNIIKDVRGKGLLIAVEVAGDKVAAFINSNCLTKGLILNVTQGNVVRMFPALNISLTQMEEGVSIFKKVLNEYNEQ